From Streptomyces cyaneogriseus subsp. noncyanogenus, the proteins below share one genomic window:
- a CDS encoding tyrosine-type recombinase/integrase codes for MAAVSEFLLDMLADDDSPASLRSYAYELLAWFRFLWAVDVPWDRVGRAEARDFALWLKMVKKPPRPRRPDAPAPGSVNPVTGKRYAGENYAARTRRHARAVVRSFYEYHRDMHGRPLLNPFPKTKRAEDEHLNAHHNPMHALKHPVRRAPYQPKEPRRTPRGIPDQAFNELFAALPSHRDRALVAFYISAGPRASELLGVSRDRVSPGDQTIGVIRKGSRALQWIPASSDAFVWLRLYQQQIRPQALDGPEEPLWWTLRRPIRPLSYDAARMVFTRANETLGANWTLHDLRHSAAKRMVRDPKLSLTDVQWVLGHLHISTTEQYLEPAEDEVVAHVLAHHARQAAEPVKPVMPAPGYRSEVLQTLLGTAALGGGPA; via the coding sequence GTGGCGGCAGTCAGCGAGTTCCTGCTCGACATGCTCGCCGACGACGACAGCCCGGCCTCGCTCCGCTCGTACGCGTACGAGCTGCTGGCCTGGTTCCGGTTCCTGTGGGCTGTCGACGTGCCGTGGGACCGGGTCGGCCGGGCGGAGGCCCGAGACTTCGCACTGTGGCTGAAGATGGTCAAGAAACCGCCGCGACCCCGGCGGCCGGACGCCCCGGCGCCCGGGTCGGTCAACCCGGTGACCGGCAAGCGGTACGCGGGCGAGAACTACGCGGCACGCACCCGGAGGCACGCGCGGGCAGTCGTCCGCAGCTTCTACGAGTATCACCGCGACATGCACGGACGGCCGCTGCTCAACCCGTTTCCGAAGACCAAGCGCGCCGAGGACGAGCACCTCAACGCCCACCACAACCCGATGCACGCCCTCAAGCACCCTGTCCGCCGGGCCCCCTACCAGCCGAAGGAACCCCGGCGAACCCCGCGCGGCATCCCCGACCAGGCATTCAACGAACTGTTCGCGGCCCTGCCCTCGCACCGCGACCGCGCGCTGGTCGCCTTCTACATCTCGGCCGGCCCGCGCGCCTCGGAACTTCTCGGCGTCAGCCGGGACCGGGTCAGCCCCGGTGACCAGACGATCGGCGTCATCCGCAAGGGCTCCCGGGCCCTGCAATGGATCCCCGCCTCCAGCGACGCGTTCGTATGGCTGCGGCTCTACCAGCAGCAGATCCGCCCGCAAGCCCTCGACGGGCCGGAGGAACCGCTGTGGTGGACCCTCCGACGCCCGATCAGGCCGTTGAGCTACGACGCGGCACGCATGGTGTTCACCCGGGCCAACGAGACCTTGGGAGCGAACTGGACCCTGCATGACCTGCGGCACAGCGCGGCCAAACGCATGGTGCGCGACCCCAAGCTCTCACTCACCGACGTCCAATGGGTCCTTGGCCATCTCCACATCAGCACCACCGAGCAGTACCTCGAACCAGCCGAGGACGAGGTCGTCGCGCACGTACTGGCCCACCACGCCCGGCAGGCCGCGGAGCCCGTCAAACCGGTGATGCCCGCCCCGGGCTACCGTTCCGAGGTTCTCCAGACACTGCTCGGGACAGCCGCCCTCGGCGGAGGCCCGGCATGA
- a CDS encoding TIGR04222 domain-containing membrane protein — protein MDDGGTAFRLTPDEIALLRGGPPAAVTVAVVALHLRGAVGAGLPGTLRRTSTDTDAADAGRSPRPLKPLERAVLDCLDERDELDEPAGLREIAAHPSVRLAVAGLRTGLTAAGLLRTVLPTPTRAARRLLRDLSERHAPPSARHGLTEDGKLLAVALHGKAALRVLVPRFALRAGLTERVEVGGKPLLGHSPRNLAPGDGDGTLAAHWCGDGGGGGSGGD, from the coding sequence ATGGACGACGGGGGCACGGCGTTCCGGCTGACGCCGGACGAGATCGCGCTGCTGCGGGGCGGACCGCCGGCCGCCGTCACGGTCGCCGTGGTCGCCCTGCACCTGAGGGGCGCGGTCGGCGCCGGACTGCCGGGCACGCTCCGCAGGACGAGTACGGACACGGACGCCGCGGACGCCGGACGGTCCCCGCGTCCGCTCAAGCCGCTGGAGCGTGCCGTGCTCGACTGCCTGGACGAGCGCGACGAGCTGGACGAGCCGGCCGGGCTGCGGGAGATCGCCGCCCACCCGTCGGTGCGCCTGGCGGTGGCCGGGCTGCGCACCGGCCTGACGGCGGCGGGGCTGCTGCGGACCGTCCTGCCCACCCCGACCCGCGCCGCCCGCCGCCTGCTGCGGGACCTCTCGGAGCGGCACGCGCCGCCCTCCGCCCGGCACGGCCTGACCGAGGACGGCAAGCTGCTCGCCGTGGCACTGCACGGGAAGGCCGCCCTGCGGGTGCTGGTACCGCGCTTCGCCCTGCGGGCGGGGCTGACCGAGCGGGTCGAGGTCGGCGGCAAGCCGCTCCTGGGCCACTCCCCGCGCAACCTCGCCCCGGGTGACGGCGACGGCACCCTCGCCGCGCACTGGTGCGGGGACGGAGGGGGAGGCGGGTCCGGCGGGGACTAG
- a CDS encoding catalase yields the protein MSQRVLTTESGAPVADNQNSATAGVGGPLLLQDQHLLEKLARFNRERIPERVVHARGSGAYGHFEVTDDVTDYTHADFLNTVGKRTEVFVRFSTVADNLGGADAVRDPRGFAVKFYTQEGNYDLVGNNTPVFFIKDPIKFPDFIHSQKRDPFTGKQEPDNVWDFWAHSPEATHQVTWLMGDRGIPASYRHMNGYGSHTYQWTNSRGEAYFVKYHFKTNQGIRCLSTEQAQEIAGKDPNSHQTDLLQAIERGVHPSWTLYVQLMPAAEAADYRFNPFDLTKVWPHKDYPLKRVGRLVLDRNPDNVFAEVEQAAFSPNNFVPGIGPSPDKMLQGRLFAYADAHRYRLGVNHTQLAVNAPKAVPGGAANYGRDGLMASNSQGRYAKNYEPNSYDGPVETGRPLSAPLPVSGHTGTHAAPQHTKDDDFFQAGELYRLMTEEEKRRLIANIAGGLSQVSRDDVIEKNLAHFHAADTEYGKRVEEAVRALRED from the coding sequence ATGTCGCAGCGCGTGCTCACGACAGAGTCCGGCGCCCCGGTCGCCGACAACCAGAACTCCGCCACCGCCGGCGTCGGCGGCCCGCTCCTGCTCCAGGACCAGCACCTCCTGGAGAAGCTCGCGCGATTCAACCGCGAGCGCATCCCGGAGCGCGTGGTGCACGCCCGTGGCTCCGGTGCCTACGGCCACTTCGAGGTGACCGACGACGTCACCGACTACACCCACGCCGACTTCCTGAACACGGTGGGCAAGCGCACCGAGGTCTTCGTGCGCTTCTCGACGGTGGCCGACAACCTCGGCGGCGCGGACGCCGTGCGCGACCCGCGCGGTTTCGCGGTGAAGTTCTACACCCAGGAAGGCAACTACGACCTGGTCGGGAACAACACCCCGGTCTTCTTCATCAAGGACCCGATCAAGTTCCCCGACTTCATCCACTCGCAGAAGCGCGACCCGTTCACCGGCAAGCAGGAGCCGGACAACGTCTGGGACTTCTGGGCCCACTCCCCCGAGGCCACCCACCAGGTGACCTGGCTGATGGGCGACCGCGGCATCCCGGCGTCCTACCGCCACATGAACGGCTACGGCTCGCACACCTACCAGTGGACGAACAGCCGCGGCGAGGCCTACTTCGTCAAGTACCACTTCAAGACGAACCAGGGCATCCGCTGCCTGTCCACCGAGCAGGCCCAGGAGATCGCGGGCAAGGACCCCAACTCCCACCAGACGGACCTGCTCCAGGCCATCGAGCGCGGGGTGCACCCGTCCTGGACCCTCTACGTCCAGCTCATGCCGGCGGCCGAGGCGGCCGACTACCGCTTCAACCCGTTCGACCTGACCAAGGTGTGGCCGCACAAGGACTACCCGCTCAAGCGGGTGGGCCGCCTGGTGCTGGACCGCAACCCGGACAACGTCTTCGCCGAGGTCGAGCAGGCCGCGTTCTCCCCGAACAACTTCGTTCCGGGCATCGGCCCCTCCCCCGACAAGATGCTCCAGGGCCGTCTGTTCGCCTACGCGGACGCCCACCGCTACCGCCTGGGCGTCAACCACACCCAGCTCGCGGTGAACGCCCCCAAGGCCGTACCCGGCGGCGCCGCCAACTACGGCCGCGACGGTCTCATGGCGTCCAACTCCCAGGGCCGGTACGCCAAGAACTACGAGCCCAACTCCTACGACGGCCCGGTCGAGACCGGCCGCCCGCTGTCGGCGCCGCTCCCCGTCTCCGGCCACACCGGTACCCACGCGGCCCCGCAGCACACCAAGGACGACGACTTCTTCCAGGCCGGCGAGTTGTACCGCCTGATGACGGAGGAGGAGAAGCGTCGTCTGATCGCCAACATCGCCGGCGGCCTGTCGCAGGTCTCCCGCGACGACGTGATCGAGAAGAACCTGGCCCACTTCCACGCCGCCGACACCGAGTACGGCAAGCGCGTGGAGGAGGCGGTCCGCGCCCTGCGCGAGGACTGA
- a CDS encoding 2-hydroxy-3-oxopropionate reductase: MSTHLPKIAWIGLGIMGSPMSENLIKAGYQVTGYTLEREKLDRLAAAGGTAAGSIAEAVRDADVVITMVPASPQVEAIAYGADGILENAKSGALLIDMSSITPQTSVDLAKNAKDKGIRVLDAPVSGGEAGAIEAVLSIMVGGERADFDEAKPIFEALGKTIVLCGPHGSGQTVKAANQLIVAVNIQACAEAVVFLEKSGVDLAAALDVLNGGLAGSTVLTRKKDNFLNRDFKPGFRIDLHHKDMGIVTDAARNVGAALPVGAVVAQLVASLRAQGDGGLDHSALLRAVERLSGAQV, translated from the coding sequence ATGAGCACCCACCTTCCCAAGATCGCCTGGATCGGCCTCGGCATCATGGGCTCCCCCATGTCCGAGAACCTGATCAAGGCGGGTTACCAGGTCACCGGCTACACCCTGGAGCGGGAGAAGCTGGACCGCCTGGCCGCCGCCGGCGGCACCGCGGCCGGCTCGATCGCCGAGGCCGTGCGCGACGCCGACGTGGTCATCACAATGGTGCCCGCGTCCCCGCAGGTCGAGGCGATCGCCTACGGCGCGGACGGCATCCTGGAGAACGCGAAGTCCGGCGCGCTGCTGATCGACATGTCCTCGATCACGCCGCAGACCTCGGTCGACCTGGCGAAGAACGCCAAGGACAAGGGCATCCGGGTGCTCGACGCCCCGGTGTCCGGCGGCGAGGCCGGCGCCATCGAGGCCGTGCTGTCCATCATGGTCGGCGGCGAGCGGGCCGACTTCGACGAGGCCAAGCCGATCTTCGAGGCGCTGGGCAAGACCATCGTGCTGTGCGGTCCGCACGGCTCCGGCCAGACGGTCAAGGCCGCCAACCAGCTCATCGTCGCCGTCAACATCCAGGCGTGCGCCGAGGCCGTGGTCTTCCTGGAGAAGTCCGGCGTGGACCTCGCCGCGGCGCTGGACGTCCTCAACGGCGGCCTGGCCGGCTCCACCGTGCTGACGCGGAAGAAGGACAACTTCCTCAACCGCGACTTCAAGCCGGGCTTCCGCATCGACCTGCACCACAAGGACATGGGCATCGTCACCGACGCCGCCCGCAACGTCGGCGCCGCCCTGCCGGTCGGCGCCGTGGTCGCCCAGCTCGTCGCCTCGCTGCGCGCCCAGGGCGACGGCGGCCTGGACCACTCGGCCCTGCTGCGGGCCGTGGAGCGCCTGTCCGGCGCCCAGGTCTGA
- a CDS encoding TIM barrel protein has product MGFADQRFNVNLSILFTELPLLERPAAAAAAGFTAVELWWPWIDAPTPEQSELDALKKAIEDAGVRLTGLNFYAGQLPGPDRGALSIPGEESERFRANIDVAADFARSLGCTALNALYGNRVEGVDPAEQDALALENLVLAARAADRIGAVLLVEALNKPESPLYPLVSAPAAVEVVDKVNEATGLGNARFLMDLYHLSMNGEDLAEVIERYAAKTGHVQIADNPGRGAPGTGTLPLEDLLDRLAKAGYDGWVGLEYKPGDRPSAEAFDWLPREARAAR; this is encoded by the coding sequence ATGGGATTCGCAGACCAGCGCTTCAACGTCAACCTGTCGATCCTCTTCACGGAACTCCCGCTCCTGGAGCGCCCCGCGGCCGCCGCCGCGGCCGGCTTCACCGCGGTCGAGCTGTGGTGGCCCTGGATCGACGCACCCACCCCCGAGCAGTCCGAGCTCGACGCCCTGAAGAAGGCGATCGAGGACGCGGGCGTGCGGCTCACGGGCCTGAACTTCTACGCCGGGCAGCTCCCGGGTCCCGACCGCGGCGCCCTGTCGATCCCGGGCGAGGAGTCGGAGAGGTTCCGCGCCAACATCGACGTGGCCGCCGACTTCGCCCGGTCGCTGGGGTGCACGGCGCTCAACGCGCTCTACGGCAACCGCGTCGAGGGCGTGGACCCGGCCGAGCAGGACGCGCTCGCGCTGGAGAACCTGGTCCTCGCCGCGCGCGCCGCCGACCGGATCGGCGCCGTGCTGCTCGTCGAGGCCCTGAACAAGCCCGAGTCGCCGCTGTACCCGCTGGTGTCGGCGCCGGCCGCGGTGGAGGTCGTCGACAAGGTCAACGAGGCGACCGGCCTCGGCAACGCGCGGTTCCTCATGGACCTCTACCACCTGTCCATGAACGGCGAGGACCTGGCCGAGGTGATCGAGCGGTACGCCGCGAAGACCGGCCATGTGCAGATCGCCGACAACCCGGGCCGCGGGGCGCCGGGCACGGGCACGCTGCCGCTGGAGGACCTCCTCGACCGGCTGGCGAAGGCCGGTTACGACGGGTGGGTCGGCCTGGAGTACAAGCCGGGCGACCGCCCCAGCGCGGAGGCGTTCGACTGGCTGCCCCGCGAGGCCCGCGCGGCCCGCTGA
- a CDS encoding helix-turn-helix domain-containing protein gives MTGPADEPFIAAVKPLVDAIGGEMLPPDEAGQDDVVLSWEGADVVAVRLPQLADSLDHILAALERRQGRPLAELDRKAKQEVVRMLEARGAFSVRHGVETVASALGVSRFTVYNYLNREKGT, from the coding sequence GTGACCGGCCCCGCGGACGAGCCGTTCATCGCGGCCGTCAAGCCGCTGGTCGACGCGATCGGCGGCGAGATGCTCCCGCCGGACGAGGCCGGCCAGGACGATGTCGTGCTGTCCTGGGAGGGAGCCGACGTCGTCGCCGTGCGCCTGCCGCAGCTCGCCGACTCCCTGGACCACATCCTGGCCGCGCTGGAGCGCAGACAGGGCAGGCCCCTGGCCGAGCTGGACCGCAAGGCCAAGCAGGAGGTCGTACGGATGCTGGAGGCGCGCGGCGCCTTCTCGGTGCGGCACGGCGTGGAGACCGTCGCGAGCGCGCTGGGCGTCAGCCGCTTCACCGTCTACAACTACCTCAACCGCGAGAAGGGCACCTGA
- the uraD gene encoding 2-oxo-4-hydroxy-4-carboxy-5-ureidoimidazoline decarboxylase yields MTSTSTPPGLARFNALDQDAALAALLDACASTAWARRLLAARPYATTEDLFTASDAAMAELTAGDLEEAMAGHPPIGRPKPGDPTSAREQRGMAGASDELKSEMLELNLAYQEKFGHVFLICATGRTGEQMRDALKERIGNAPEQEREIVRAELGKINRIRLTRLVEEDAPV; encoded by the coding sequence GTGACGTCCACTTCCACGCCGCCGGGCCTGGCCCGATTCAACGCTCTCGATCAGGACGCGGCCCTCGCCGCCCTCCTCGACGCGTGCGCTTCCACGGCGTGGGCACGGCGGCTGCTCGCCGCCCGTCCCTACGCCACCACCGAGGACCTCTTCACCGCCAGTGACGCCGCCATGGCCGAGCTGACGGCCGGGGACCTCGAGGAGGCGATGGCCGGCCACCCGCCGATCGGCCGCCCGAAGCCCGGGGACCCCACGTCGGCCCGGGAACAGCGCGGCATGGCCGGCGCCTCCGACGAGCTCAAGTCGGAGATGCTCGAACTGAACCTGGCCTACCAGGAGAAGTTCGGTCATGTGTTCCTGATCTGCGCCACCGGGAGGACCGGTGAGCAGATGCGCGACGCGCTGAAGGAGCGCATCGGCAACGCACCGGAGCAGGAGCGGGAGATCGTCCGCGCCGAGCTGGGCAAGATCAACCGTATCCGGCTGACCCGACTGGTCGAAGAGGACGCCCCAGTATGA
- the uraH gene encoding hydroxyisourate hydrolase → MSTSTTASVSTHILDTSVGRPAEGVAIRLAARAGRDAEWQDLGGSATDADGRCKDLPALPEGTTHVRLDFAVEAYFEETAKKQADAQQDAPATRDSGTFFPEVVITFAVKPGEHYHVPLLLNPFGYSVYRGS, encoded by the coding sequence ATGAGCACCAGCACCACCGCATCCGTGTCCACACACATCCTGGACACCAGTGTCGGCCGCCCCGCCGAGGGCGTCGCCATCCGCCTCGCGGCCCGCGCCGGCCGCGACGCGGAGTGGCAGGACCTCGGCGGGTCCGCGACCGACGCGGACGGGCGGTGCAAGGACCTCCCGGCCCTGCCGGAGGGCACGACCCACGTACGGCTCGACTTCGCCGTCGAGGCGTACTTCGAGGAAACCGCGAAAAAGCAAGCCGATGCGCAGCAGGACGCCCCCGCGACTCGGGACAGCGGCACGTTCTTCCCAGAGGTAGTCATCACCTTCGCCGTCAAGCCCGGCGAGCACTACCACGTACCGCTGCTGCTCAACCCGTTCGGCTACTCCGTTTACCGAGGGAGCTAG
- the pucL gene encoding factor-independent urate hydroxylase → MPTILGQNQYGKAENRVVKITRDGATHHIKDLNVSVALSGDMDDVHYSGSNANVLPTDTTKNTVYAFAKEYGIESAEQFGIHLARHFVTSQEPIHRARIRIEEYAWERIETSDANSKFIGADEVKHSFVRKGQEVRLTQITYDGEKWEVVSGLKDLVVMNSTNSEFWGYVKDRYTTLQEAYDRILATQVSSRWRFNWTDDEQKMPNWEKSYEQTKKHMLQAFAETYSLSLQQTLYQMGSRIINNRSEIDEVRFSLPNKHHFLVDLEPFGLKNDNEVYFAADRPYGLIEATILRDGCEARIPVDMTNL, encoded by the coding sequence ATGCCCACGATCCTGGGACAGAACCAGTACGGCAAGGCCGAGAACCGAGTCGTCAAGATCACGCGGGACGGCGCCACCCATCACATCAAGGACCTGAACGTCTCCGTCGCCCTCTCCGGCGACATGGACGACGTCCACTACTCCGGCTCCAACGCCAACGTCCTGCCGACCGACACCACCAAGAACACGGTGTACGCGTTCGCCAAGGAGTACGGCATCGAGTCCGCCGAGCAGTTCGGCATCCACCTCGCCCGCCACTTCGTCACCTCGCAGGAGCCGATCCACCGCGCCCGGATCCGCATCGAGGAGTACGCCTGGGAGCGGATCGAGACCTCGGACGCCAACTCCAAGTTCATCGGCGCCGACGAGGTCAAGCACTCCTTCGTCCGCAAGGGCCAGGAGGTCCGCCTCACCCAGATCACCTACGACGGTGAGAAGTGGGAGGTCGTCTCGGGCCTGAAGGACCTGGTCGTGATGAACTCGACCAACTCCGAGTTCTGGGGCTACGTCAAGGACAGGTACACCACCCTCCAGGAGGCGTACGACCGCATCCTGGCCACCCAGGTCTCCAGCCGCTGGCGGTTCAACTGGACCGACGACGAGCAGAAGATGCCCAACTGGGAGAAGTCCTACGAGCAGACCAAGAAGCACATGCTCCAGGCGTTCGCCGAGACCTACTCCCTGTCGTTGCAGCAGACGCTGTACCAGATGGGCTCGCGCATCATCAACAACCGCAGCGAGATCGACGAGGTCCGTTTCTCGCTGCCGAACAAGCACCACTTCCTCGTCGACCTGGAGCCCTTCGGGCTCAAGAACGACAACGAGGTCTACTTCGCCGCCGACCGTCCCTACGGCCTGATCGAGGCCACCATCCTGCGGGACGGCTGTGAGGCCCGTATCCCGGTCGACATGACCAACCTCTGA
- a CDS encoding nucleobase:cation symporter-2 family protein, producing the protein MAQPAKGPAKAPCSTPPEHIEDAVTSVHPVDEKLHPSRLVPAALQHIAAMYAGVVTPPLIIGQACGLDLAARTRLIAASLLIAGIATLIQTIGVKGFVGNRLPFVNAASSAGIAPILAIAETNDKGSQLPAIYGAVMVAGVFCLAIGPFFGRLLRFFPPLVTGVVITLIGVTLMPVPVGWAQGGDQAAADFGSMGNLALAGFTLAVILLMQRFGKGFLKQVALLFGLLIGTLAAIPFGMADFSAITSAPVAALPAPFAFGAPVFQPAAILSLCIVMLVLMTESSAGMLALGEICDRRADARTITRGLRTDGLATLIGPVFGGFPTSAFAQNVGVVSLTRVRSRYVVAVAGATLLVLGAFPVLGAVVSLVPMPVLGGAGIVLFGSIAVSGIRTLSEAGLDDSSNIILVAVALGAGIIPLAAPTFYAEFPAWAQTVLGSGISAGALVAVTLNLFFHHLGTRGRTAPALKSS; encoded by the coding sequence ATGGCACAGCCTGCAAAGGGGCCGGCAAAAGCCCCCTGTTCCACCCCGCCGGAGCACATCGAGGACGCCGTCACGTCCGTGCACCCGGTGGACGAGAAGCTCCACCCCTCGCGGCTCGTCCCCGCCGCACTCCAGCACATCGCCGCGATGTACGCAGGCGTTGTCACTCCTCCGCTCATCATCGGCCAGGCATGCGGCCTCGATCTCGCGGCCCGCACCCGGCTGATCGCCGCGAGCCTGCTCATCGCGGGCATCGCGACCCTGATCCAGACCATCGGCGTCAAGGGCTTCGTCGGCAACCGCCTGCCCTTCGTCAACGCCGCCTCCTCCGCGGGCATCGCCCCGATCCTCGCCATCGCCGAGACCAACGACAAGGGCAGCCAGCTCCCCGCCATCTACGGCGCGGTCATGGTCGCCGGCGTCTTCTGCCTCGCCATCGGCCCGTTCTTCGGACGGCTGTTGCGCTTCTTCCCGCCCCTGGTCACCGGCGTGGTGATCACGCTCATCGGCGTCACCCTGATGCCGGTACCCGTGGGCTGGGCGCAGGGCGGCGACCAGGCCGCCGCGGACTTCGGCTCCATGGGGAACCTCGCGCTCGCCGGGTTCACCCTGGCCGTCATCCTGCTGATGCAGCGCTTCGGCAAGGGCTTCCTCAAGCAGGTCGCCCTGCTGTTCGGCCTGCTGATCGGCACCCTGGCCGCCATCCCGTTCGGCATGGCCGACTTCTCCGCCATCACCTCCGCGCCGGTCGCCGCGCTGCCCGCCCCCTTCGCCTTCGGCGCGCCCGTGTTCCAGCCCGCGGCGATCCTGTCGCTGTGCATCGTGATGCTGGTGCTGATGACCGAGTCCTCGGCCGGCATGCTCGCCCTGGGCGAGATCTGCGACCGCCGCGCGGACGCCAGGACCATCACCCGGGGCCTGCGCACCGACGGCCTCGCCACCCTGATCGGCCCCGTCTTCGGCGGCTTCCCCACCTCCGCCTTCGCCCAGAACGTCGGCGTGGTCTCGCTGACCCGGGTGCGCAGCCGCTACGTCGTCGCCGTCGCCGGCGCCACCCTGCTGGTCCTCGGCGCCTTCCCCGTCCTCGGCGCGGTGGTCTCCCTGGTCCCCATGCCGGTCCTCGGCGGCGCGGGCATCGTGCTGTTCGGATCGATCGCCGTCAGCGGCATCCGCACCCTGTCGGAAGCCGGACTGGACGACAGCTCCAACATCATCCTGGTGGCCGTGGCGCTCGGCGCCGGCATCATCCCGCTGGCCGCGCCCACCTTCTATGCCGAGTTCCCGGCCTGGGCGCAGACCGTGCTCGGCTCCGGCATCAGCGCCGGCGCGCTCGTCGCCGTCACGCTGAACCTGTTCTTCCATCATCTCGGCACCCGGGGCCGCACGGCTCCGGCACTCAAATCCTCCTAG
- a CDS encoding 8-oxoguanine deaminase produces MAPSAAQRVVIENCAIATVDAGDTEYASGYLVLAGNRIESVGAGKAPQGLENVVRRIDATGHLVTPGLVNTHHHFYQWITRGLATDHNLFNWLVALYPTWARIDEPMVYAAAQGSLAMMARGGVTTAMDHHYVYPRGSGDLSGAIIRAARETGVRFTLARGSMDRGESDGGLPPDFAVESLDGALAATEATVKEHHDASFDAMTQVAVAPCSPFSVSTELLRQGAELARRLGVRLHTHGSETVEEEKFCHELFGMGPTDYFESTGWLGEDVWMAHCVHMNDSDIAAFARTKTGVAHCPSSNARLAAGIARVPDMLAAGVPVGLGVDGTASNESGELHTELRNALLINRLGTHREAALNARQALRLGTYGGAQVLGRAAETGSLEVGKLADLVLWKMDTLAHASIADPVTALVFGAAAPVTASFVDGRQIVEDGRLLTVDEDAIARSTRDEARRLARIAAQG; encoded by the coding sequence ATGGCACCATCGGCAGCCCAGCGGGTCGTGATCGAGAACTGCGCGATCGCGACCGTGGACGCGGGCGACACGGAGTACGCCTCGGGGTATCTGGTCCTGGCCGGCAACAGGATCGAGTCCGTCGGCGCGGGCAAGGCCCCCCAGGGCCTGGAGAACGTGGTGCGCCGGATCGACGCGACCGGCCATCTGGTCACACCCGGTCTCGTCAACACCCACCACCACTTCTACCAGTGGATCACACGGGGGCTGGCCACCGACCACAACCTGTTCAACTGGCTGGTGGCGCTGTACCCGACGTGGGCCCGCATCGACGAGCCGATGGTGTACGCGGCCGCCCAGGGGTCGCTCGCCATGATGGCCCGGGGCGGTGTCACCACCGCCATGGACCACCACTACGTCTACCCGCGGGGTTCCGGCGACCTGTCCGGCGCGATCATCCGCGCCGCCCGCGAGACGGGCGTCCGCTTCACCCTGGCCCGCGGCTCCATGGACCGCGGAGAGTCGGACGGCGGCCTGCCGCCGGACTTCGCCGTGGAGAGCCTGGACGGCGCGCTCGCCGCCACCGAGGCCACCGTCAAGGAGCACCACGACGCCTCCTTCGACGCCATGACCCAGGTCGCCGTCGCGCCCTGCTCGCCCTTCTCCGTCTCCACCGAGCTGCTCCGCCAGGGCGCCGAACTCGCCCGCCGGCTGGGCGTGCGCCTCCACACCCACGGCTCGGAGACCGTGGAGGAGGAGAAGTTCTGCCACGAGCTGTTCGGCATGGGCCCGACGGACTACTTCGAGTCCACCGGCTGGCTGGGCGAGGACGTGTGGATGGCGCACTGCGTCCACATGAACGACTCCGACATAGCCGCCTTCGCCCGCACGAAGACGGGCGTCGCCCACTGCCCGTCCTCCAACGCGCGGCTGGCGGCGGGCATAGCGCGCGTCCCCGACATGCTCGCCGCCGGGGTCCCGGTCGGCCTCGGCGTCGACGGCACCGCCTCCAACGAGTCCGGTGAACTCCACACCGAACTGCGCAACGCCCTGCTGATCAACCGCCTCGGAACCCACCGCGAGGCCGCGCTGAACGCCCGGCAGGCGCTGCGGCTGGGCACCTACGGCGGCGCCCAGGTGCTGGGCCGGGCCGCCGAGACCGGCTCCCTGGAGGTGGGCAAGCTCGCCGACCTGGTGCTGTGGAAGATGGACACGCTCGCCCACGCCTCCATAGCCGACCCGGTCACCGCACTGGTCTTCGGCGCCGCGGCCCCGGTCACGGCCTCCTTCGTGGACGGCCGCCAGATCGTCGAGGACGGCAGGCTGCTCACCGTCGACGAGGACGCCATAGCCCGCTCCACGCGCGACGAGGCGCGGCGGCTGGCGCGCATCGCGGCACAGGGCTGA